A window from Candidatus Bathyarchaeota archaeon encodes these proteins:
- a CDS encoding metallophosphoesterase, with product MKLIGLISDTHIPARAKAIPNKVFKIFQDASLIIHAGDLTRLSVFDELEQMAPVFGVHGNMDTRDVREKLPVINSVDVYDWKIGMTHSLNYFFRTNRFKDIVEKRGFHVFVSGHTHRPSLKYKDGMLLINPGSPTNPIPPFLTKPSVALLKITKKEIEPEIINL from the coding sequence TTGAAACTCATAGGCTTAATCTCGGATACCCATATTCCAGCTCGTGCAAAAGCAATACCAAACAAGGTTTTCAAAATCTTCCAAGACGCCAGTTTGATTATTCACGCTGGAGACTTAACGAGGCTAAGTGTTTTTGATGAATTGGAGCAAATGGCGCCTGTCTTTGGCGTGCATGGCAACATGGACACAAGAGATGTAAGAGAGAAATTACCTGTGATAAATTCTGTTGATGTTTATGACTGGAAAATTGGAATGACACACAGCCTAAACTATTTCTTCCGAACAAACAGATTTAAAGACATCGTCGAGAAGCGAGGTTTCCACGTTTTCGTATCAGGTCACACTCATCGACCAAGTCTGAAATATAAAGATGGTATGTTGCTCATAAACCCTGGCAGCCCCACCAATCCCATTCCACCGTTTTTAACCAAACCCTCTGTCGCGTTATTGAAAATAACCAAGAAAGAAATCGAGCCAGAAATTATAAACCTCTGA
- a CDS encoding DUF3795 domain-containing protein: protein MATTDLANLVGHCGLHCNACGIRQGKIKKAVNDLHKIIAAYGFDKAMPKLANWEPSFKHYNEFSQVMNGLVKMFGYCPGCLQGGGDPNCKVRSCAKQKGYRTCAECDESETCEPLAPYRKGYGLTAALHSIKQNGVEKYAEEMQKKVDEGYSYLEERK from the coding sequence ATGGCCACAACAGATCTAGCCAACCTTGTCGGTCACTGCGGCCTCCACTGCAACGCCTGTGGAATCCGTCAAGGAAAGATAAAAAAGGCTGTCAATGACCTACACAAGATTATTGCTGCTTATGGCTTCGACAAAGCCATGCCAAAACTCGCTAACTGGGAACCAAGCTTCAAACACTACAACGAATTCAGCCAAGTCATGAATGGCTTAGTCAAAATGTTTGGCTACTGCCCTGGCTGCCTTCAAGGTGGCGGGGACCCAAACTGCAAAGTAAGATCATGTGCAAAACAAAAGGGCTATCGCACATGCGCCGAATGCGATGAATCTGAAACATGTGAACCCTTAGCTCCTTATCGAAAAGGCTATGGACTTACAGCAGCACTCCATAGCATCAAACAAAATGGTGTTGAAAAATACGCTGAGGAAATGCAGAAAAAAGTAGACGAAGGGTACAGCTACTTGGAAGAACGCAAATAA